In the genome of Vicia villosa cultivar HV-30 ecotype Madison, WI unplaced genomic scaffold, Vvil1.0 ctg.001398F_1_1, whole genome shotgun sequence, one region contains:
- the LOC131634956 gene encoding F-box protein CPR1-like: MDQFVIISLDLSTETYRQLLPPSGLVEVPPIFPTISVLRDCLCVSYHIKTTHFAIWMMMEFGVQQSWTQFLNINCVDLQNHHEYQRFGYEYLLHPLCLSKNDGTIILASSHEEQAFLYNLRDNSVEKTRITNHIELESLAAALMFGNLVQLCFRQEVRRKRISKEF; encoded by the exons ATGGATCAATTTGTTATCATCTCGCTGGATCTGAGTACGGAGACATACAGACAGTTGCTTCCTCCAAGTGGATTAGTTGAAGTTCCGCCTATTTTTCCAACTATTAGTGTGTTGAGGGACTGTCTTTGTGTTTCCTACCACATTAAGACCACCCATTTTGCTATATGGATGATGATGGAATTTGGAGTCCAACAATCTTGGACTCAATTCCTTAATATTAATTGTGTGGATCTTCAAAATCATCATGAATATCAGCGATTTGGTTATGAATATCTACTGCATCCATTATGCCTTTCTAAGAATGATGGCACAATAATACTAGCAAGCAGTCATGAAGAGCAAGCATTTCTCTATAATTTGAGAGATAATAGTGTAGAAAAAACTAGAATTACCAACCAT ATTGAGTTGGAGTCTCTGGCCGCTGCGTTGATGTTCGGCAATCTGGTACAACTTTGTTTCAGGCAGGAGGTTAGGCGGAAACGGATTTCTAAAGAGTTTTAG